Proteins from one Leptonema illini DSM 21528 genomic window:
- a CDS encoding thiolase C-terminal domain-containing protein produces the protein MKAETAIIGTGQTRTRLKRKDVCYPELLGEACRLALLDAGLPASAIDAVVVGSGPEFFEGVADPELWAAGWTLPGVPVFRVATGGTVGAAATMVADVLCRSGYDTVIAVAGDKLSESAVQYGLSLVYSPLLGRDFAAGAPSAVANQASMYMKRYPDADGHHLARIGVKMRENAMNNPYAQLRLPGLTEEAALRMDWLSTPLRLLDSCPTSDAACALIVQRADLAERRRLPVVYIQAMAAVSDGMNHVDRDWTWPEALRRASQLCYDRAGIATPEIDIMEIYDAFSSQHMIWYEGLGLCGHGEGWQAVERHPGLVSGIPVNPSGGVLSNSSVGASSMIRQAEIVLQLTGRAGDRQIPDVRIGLAHGWGGAIQFHSISILSKERSIDDVRAEK, from the coding sequence ATGAAGGCAGAGACGGCGATCATCGGCACAGGCCAGACGCGCACACGGCTCAAGCGCAAAGATGTCTGTTATCCGGAGCTGCTCGGCGAGGCATGCCGGCTTGCACTACTGGATGCAGGGCTACCCGCATCGGCCATCGACGCCGTCGTCGTCGGTTCAGGCCCTGAGTTTTTCGAGGGCGTCGCCGACCCCGAGCTCTGGGCCGCAGGATGGACGCTTCCGGGCGTGCCGGTGTTTCGCGTCGCTACCGGTGGAACGGTCGGAGCGGCGGCCACGATGGTCGCCGATGTGCTGTGTCGCAGCGGCTACGATACGGTAATTGCCGTGGCCGGCGACAAGCTCAGCGAGAGCGCCGTACAATACGGTCTTTCGCTTGTTTATTCGCCGCTGCTCGGACGGGATTTTGCCGCAGGCGCTCCTTCGGCCGTCGCCAATCAGGCATCGATGTACATGAAGCGTTATCCCGATGCCGACGGTCATCATCTGGCCCGCATCGGCGTGAAGATGCGTGAAAACGCTATGAATAACCCTTACGCACAGCTACGTCTACCCGGCCTGACCGAAGAGGCCGCTCTTCGTATGGACTGGTTATCCACTCCGCTGCGTCTGCTCGATTCCTGCCCCACAAGCGACGCCGCCTGCGCTCTGATCGTGCAGAGAGCCGATCTGGCCGAGCGCCGGCGTCTGCCCGTCGTCTATATTCAGGCGATGGCGGCCGTCTCGGACGGCATGAATCACGTGGATCGAGACTGGACCTGGCCCGAAGCGCTGCGTCGGGCATCGCAGCTCTGTTATGATCGCGCCGGCATCGCCACGCCTGAGATCGATATCATGGAGATCTATGATGCCTTCTCAAGCCAGCATATGATCTGGTATGAAGGCCTCGGCCTTTGCGGTCATGGCGAAGGCTGGCAGGCCGTCGAACGACATCCGGGGCTTGTGAGCGGGATTCCCGTGAATCCGTCGGGCGGCGTTCTCTCAAACAGTTCGGTCGGAGCGAGCTCGATGATACGTCAGGCAGAGATAGTCTTACAGTTAACCGGACGGGCCGGCGATCGACAGATTCCCGACGTGCGTATCGGTCTGGCCCATGGCTGGGGCGGCGCCATTCAATTTCACAGCATCAGC
- a CDS encoding penicillin-binding transpeptidase domain-containing protein: MRGRLSGSGREALLSVTLLALPGLLVLLLLSLSARRIPVNSLRLISEEGVTIYFNTATVRNVDVLFSGEQPGWQERIRVADYLMQPVLVRLGIQSGVLRSGMSRLGAFFLDGVLMPVQIRDLALLLGEGSTATHTAGNAPALTLERTGFRGEIRSTISDAMQQSIAAIVRSELAVLREQGAYQTSVVVLERQNDYLQLRAMVDTGAAHGLNGALLVRQAGSVLKPFIYAMAFDRFAVRPGDAVDDTPLRILDGSEAYEPRNHDNEFAGRITVREALAASRNIPAVRMLQLVGVREYGDFLRNVGLDHIEHPERYGLSMALGTGGASVLETAMLFSIPAAGGELLPLYMGTDDGPIFLTAAGRPVRDRPPVQRFFSRETSLLITHVLSDREARRISFGRRNYLDFPFDVAAKTGTSQSFRDSWTAGYTDRYIVAVWVGNYSGASMNAVSGLRGAARIFHQIVRMLAGQGHPTFRYPSDWRTASICRHPDEGDDCSRIEELLLPGDRHVDETVRRILLDRSNGLLLSPMAGQIFYLDPHRSEGQSIPFEVNASARLTLLRDGAVVPGFDGRKVEAGRMLVNLKRGRYEIRLIDESGRFARRRFEVR, translated from the coding sequence ATGAGAGGGCGGCTTTCAGGATCGGGCAGAGAAGCGCTTCTGAGCGTGACTCTGCTCGCCCTTCCCGGCCTGTTAGTGTTACTTCTGCTCTCGCTCAGCGCTCGGCGTATCCCTGTTAACTCCCTTCGCTTGATCTCTGAAGAGGGAGTGACGATCTATTTTAATACGGCCACAGTCCGGAACGTCGATGTTCTCTTTTCGGGAGAACAACCGGGCTGGCAGGAGCGTATTCGCGTCGCCGATTACCTGATGCAGCCCGTACTCGTTCGTCTGGGGATTCAGAGCGGCGTTCTGCGCTCCGGTATGAGCCGCCTGGGCGCTTTTTTTCTGGATGGAGTGCTCATGCCGGTCCAGATTCGCGATCTCGCTCTTCTGTTGGGGGAAGGCTCAACGGCGACGCACACGGCGGGTAACGCTCCGGCGCTTACGCTTGAGCGAACCGGCTTTCGTGGCGAGATCCGCTCGACGATCAGCGACGCGATGCAGCAGAGCATCGCCGCCATCGTTCGATCCGAGCTGGCCGTGTTGCGCGAGCAGGGCGCCTACCAGACGTCTGTCGTCGTTCTTGAAAGACAGAACGATTATCTGCAGCTGCGAGCGATGGTCGATACGGGAGCGGCGCATGGCCTGAACGGGGCCCTGCTCGTTCGCCAGGCCGGATCGGTGCTCAAGCCCTTTATCTATGCAATGGCCTTCGATCGATTCGCCGTGCGTCCTGGAGATGCGGTGGACGATACGCCTCTGCGCATTCTCGACGGTAGCGAGGCGTATGAGCCTCGCAACCATGATAACGAATTCGCCGGTCGCATAACGGTCCGGGAAGCCCTGGCGGCGTCGCGTAACATCCCTGCCGTGCGTATGCTTCAGCTTGTGGGGGTGCGCGAATACGGGGATTTCTTGCGTAACGTCGGCCTGGATCATATCGAGCATCCGGAAAGATACGGACTCAGCATGGCCCTTGGAACGGGCGGAGCCTCCGTGCTTGAAACGGCCATGCTCTTTTCTATACCGGCAGCAGGCGGGGAGCTCTTACCTCTCTATATGGGAACCGATGATGGGCCCATCTTTCTGACGGCAGCCGGCAGGCCTGTAAGAGATCGCCCGCCTGTGCAGCGATTTTTTTCACGTGAGACGTCGCTTCTCATCACACACGTCCTTTCAGATCGCGAGGCCCGCCGCATCAGCTTCGGTCGCCGGAACTATCTCGACTTTCCGTTCGATGTAGCGGCGAAAACGGGAACGTCGCAGTCGTTTCGCGATTCATGGACGGCGGGTTATACGGACCGCTATATCGTCGCCGTCTGGGTCGGCAATTACAGCGGCGCCAGCATGAACGCCGTATCGGGCCTTCGCGGCGCCGCTCGTATCTTTCATCAAATCGTGCGCATGCTGGCCGGGCAGGGGCATCCGACCTTTCGTTATCCGTCTGATTGGCGAACGGCGTCGATCTGCCGTCATCCCGACGAAGGCGACGATTGCAGTCGAATAGAAGAGCTGCTGCTTCCCGGCGATAGGCATGTCGATGAAACGGTGCGACGTATTCTCCTGGATCGTTCGAACGGCCTGTTGCTTTCGCCCATGGCCGGGCAGATCTTCTATCTGGATCCGCACAGAAGTGAAGGACAGAGCATTCCTTTTGAGGTGAACGCCTCTGCGCGACTGACGCTTCTTCGCGACGGAGCGGTCGTGCCGGGGTTTGACGGTAGAAAGGTGGAAGCAGGACGCATGCTTGTAAACCTGAAACGCGGTCGGTATGAGATTCGGCTTATCGATGAAAGCGGCCGGTTCGCGCGGCGCCGCTTCGAGGTAAGATAA
- a CDS encoding Ig-like domain-containing alpha-2-macroglobulin family protein produces MKNRLAFFSSSKSRLLFLIAATALGGFAFFTAKMEAQTPPGYLPEPDIDSNSLQVIQAVPAGQLPSTAAKEIVVSFNQALIPLGKVDSSDLKPFRIEPEISGRFRWYGSSVAAFLPDGPLKAGTHYTIIVPAGLKDLQGRALKADRTFSFHTEALKVDYMYPSDGVTVDYTPSIRVRFNLPVDPSTAKPFVEMRAGNTTVPVELEGPDADQYIGDDDVPQQHMRIRPARPLPRGAQVTLVLKKGLPISGQEGGLAQEFTRKYQTYGPVSVTFEDEAKFFQDSYETGLRFNNEIDPVQAHPFIRLYDEKNNEIKIPEPDERYSTSFISASSWPVKPGKSYRVFVRRGLPDVYGNALPAEKDFRFRMPAVRPFLTLNAGWGASEAMLSPRIPYRYGNMKEVRVEVAPIGLDAILAFLDNYKNDPHKKLNFKKIPLPVNAGPEQVFTRQFDFSSFLNVNRPDGKNEKKTGWIAYRFEGDVLDWEGNKEKASFPGILQSTDLGLTVRESPFAAHVWVHSLSNGEALPGTLVRQYDGSTKGGTCETDKNGYCRIEKASPSLGDKTLYLALDRRAGHGGDMAFVTARFDRVYSGVQWGSHRAGLPEIRGMLVFDRKLYRPGETVQFKAVLSVLERGNLMPFKAGDVRVSINDSRGRQIYSKILKPTAQGGVYDAVRIPENSPLGHYNISVVPNMFVGRKAPDSMGGVWDNFQVEEFRPLTFTVLASGTEDRLQSSPAPVRVEGRYLFGAPMSQARASVVVYERAASIYLNQFPAFETGDPENSIERIHLRGQGRLDNAGAFTMQMPAGSFESEKRTYLLAAEYEKARKGNVISLVSTEQRTLEVRPHRKMRLEAKVFDASNRSVTKNAEYTHYASAVFPAVRPVRYVFEENKDASVEVLFVDIKGQAAPGRGEVYVFRNAYNVVETKGPSGSLQRINSLVRILEGRDSIEASGPKVYTFRPTKPGSYEILVRTGDGAFAQTTVYVSGKGYGYWWGSGDDSVELIADKRQYRPGDTARILIKSPYEKAKAVITVEREDILDRRVIEMTSSSQSVDIPLKAEYIPGVQISVMIFRPRVQVSSSPDEADPGKPAVKMGTLYVDLATDTKRIPVAIKKSCDPCGPGQEMQIDIKTAPGAEVALDVADRAILDLVGYRFADPVSRFYDARPYGIRVLDIRGSLIDQFLRAGKGEPGGGGDESSSGGFALDGEDGMRKNFRYTAEWKPVLVADAGGKITLKFRLPDNLTTFRIMALAAKDGLYGKAEEEFRVQKSVVTMPVLPNFVRPGDGIWAGALVINQTGAKSDFVFEFQSSPALCAADPSGLNGKEPIPQKLTKEVSLAAGETREILFYCKIPRSPSFLKDLRKEKVDPMNPSFRLDAGSIAFSFRAKGTGDIADGMSRSVPLRQEVVREAFTVSGGAVDTAEEGLLVPDPDENPGELSLQMSGTALLGLKSGYDFFALNPYLCLEQRTSATVVHVMAGPFAPTKTGGEYDPARLNDLFYGSLPSFQNEDGGLRLWKELESSSDPYLTAYVLEALTKLPAPAAYKGRVDAIVPRALSYLVAYRDNPRRETRFYQIETMTYLNYVLSLYGRGRADLVKSALAESDKLSLRGRGYALLTAHGMKVDTGPAANRIIDDFKNRLSFSTRKIELRETLPFSASRIYYSSGSTLGVWIRYLTERNLHPDFVSKMVLGAANRNVFQSSSHDEAALAMAIRRYHEVYEKGIPTGVAVSLDGKDLFKADFDAKSPLLSTSVDTEALIKRFSLKNLDKPKSLKIMNPSKQGRVYYNATLDYAVDFTKIQAKDEGIYITREVLDERMKPVSLKGLRRGDVYPVRLRIITRRPIANFLLRDPIASATEIVNTSFQTEGLSLADLERTGQSDYPWFGSGEIVEKRYDAYIVTDPYLSAGVHEYIYLVRPIQAGRTLLPPAQAQAMYEPEIFGRTDGGAVEATK; encoded by the coding sequence ATGAAAAATCGTCTCGCTTTTTTTTCCTCCTCGAAGAGTCGTCTTCTATTCTTGATCGCCGCAACCGCCCTCGGTGGATTTGCGTTTTTCACGGCAAAGATGGAGGCGCAGACTCCGCCCGGCTACCTGCCCGAGCCCGATATAGACTCAAACAGCCTTCAGGTAATCCAGGCCGTTCCTGCCGGGCAGCTTCCGTCCACGGCGGCGAAGGAGATCGTCGTTTCTTTCAATCAGGCGTTGATTCCACTGGGCAAGGTCGATTCTTCAGATCTGAAGCCCTTTCGTATCGAGCCCGAGATTTCCGGTCGCTTTCGCTGGTACGGAAGCTCGGTGGCCGCCTTTTTACCCGACGGACCGCTGAAGGCCGGTACGCATTATACGATTATCGTTCCGGCCGGGCTCAAAGATCTACAGGGGCGGGCGTTGAAGGCCGATCGCACCTTTTCGTTTCATACCGAGGCTCTTAAAGTCGATTATATGTACCCGTCCGACGGCGTTACCGTCGACTACACTCCGTCGATTCGCGTTCGTTTCAATCTGCCGGTCGATCCGTCGACGGCTAAACCATTCGTCGAGATGCGCGCCGGCAATACGACCGTACCCGTCGAACTGGAAGGCCCCGACGCCGATCAGTATATCGGCGACGACGACGTGCCACAGCAGCATATGCGCATTCGTCCGGCGAGGCCTCTTCCGCGTGGGGCGCAGGTAACGCTTGTTCTAAAAAAAGGGTTACCCATCTCAGGCCAGGAAGGCGGTCTCGCACAGGAGTTCACGCGAAAGTATCAGACTTACGGGCCCGTATCGGTGACGTTTGAAGACGAGGCGAAATTCTTTCAGGATAGTTACGAGACCGGGCTTCGCTTTAACAATGAAATCGATCCTGTTCAGGCGCATCCGTTTATACGTCTGTACGACGAGAAGAATAACGAGATTAAGATTCCCGAGCCCGACGAAAGATATTCGACATCTTTTATTTCGGCAAGTTCCTGGCCCGTCAAACCTGGTAAGTCGTACAGGGTTTTCGTGCGCAGAGGATTGCCCGACGTTTACGGCAATGCCCTGCCTGCTGAGAAAGACTTTCGCTTTCGCATGCCCGCCGTTCGTCCGTTTCTTACCCTGAACGCCGGATGGGGAGCAAGCGAGGCGATGCTTTCGCCGCGCATTCCCTACCGCTATGGAAACATGAAAGAGGTCAGGGTGGAGGTGGCGCCGATCGGCCTCGATGCGATCCTTGCCTTCCTGGATAACTATAAAAACGATCCGCATAAAAAGCTGAACTTCAAGAAGATTCCTCTGCCTGTGAACGCCGGGCCCGAGCAGGTCTTTACCCGGCAGTTCGATTTTTCGAGCTTCCTGAACGTGAACCGCCCCGACGGCAAGAACGAAAAGAAGACGGGATGGATCGCCTACCGCTTCGAAGGCGACGTTCTGGACTGGGAGGGCAATAAAGAAAAGGCCAGCTTCCCCGGAATTCTGCAGAGCACCGATCTCGGGTTAACCGTTCGCGAAAGCCCGTTTGCCGCCCATGTGTGGGTGCATTCGCTATCAAACGGCGAGGCCCTTCCCGGAACGCTTGTCAGGCAGTACGATGGATCGACAAAGGGCGGCACGTGCGAGACCGATAAAAACGGATATTGCCGTATCGAGAAGGCAAGCCCGTCGCTTGGCGATAAGACGCTTTATCTTGCCCTTGATCGTCGCGCCGGACATGGCGGCGATATGGCCTTTGTAACGGCTCGCTTCGATCGCGTTTACAGCGGAGTGCAGTGGGGCAGTCATCGCGCAGGCCTGCCCGAGATCAGAGGCATGCTTGTGTTTGATCGCAAGCTCTACCGGCCCGGTGAAACCGTGCAGTTTAAAGCCGTTCTCTCGGTGCTTGAGCGCGGGAATCTCATGCCGTTCAAGGCGGGTGATGTGCGTGTGTCGATTAACGATTCGCGCGGACGACAGATCTATTCAAAGATTCTCAAGCCGACGGCGCAGGGCGGCGTTTATGACGCCGTGCGTATTCCTGAGAACTCTCCTCTCGGCCATTATAATATTTCGGTCGTTCCCAATATGTTCGTCGGACGCAAGGCGCCCGATAGTATGGGAGGCGTATGGGATAACTTTCAGGTCGAGGAGTTTCGTCCTCTGACCTTTACGGTGCTTGCGTCGGGAACGGAGGATCGACTGCAGAGTTCGCCCGCACCCGTGCGCGTCGAAGGTCGCTATCTTTTTGGCGCACCGATGAGCCAGGCACGCGCCTCCGTCGTCGTCTATGAACGTGCGGCCTCTATTTATCTGAATCAATTCCCGGCCTTTGAAACGGGCGATCCCGAGAACTCCATCGAACGCATCCATCTGCGCGGGCAGGGGCGACTCGATAATGCCGGCGCCTTCACGATGCAGATGCCGGCCGGTTCTTTTGAATCCGAGAAGCGGACTTATCTGCTTGCCGCCGAATACGAAAAGGCCAGAAAAGGCAACGTCATTTCGCTTGTTTCGACAGAGCAGCGTACGCTTGAAGTGCGTCCACATCGCAAGATGCGCCTTGAGGCGAAGGTCTTCGACGCATCGAACCGATCGGTGACGAAGAATGCCGAGTACACGCACTATGCATCGGCCGTTTTTCCTGCCGTGCGCCCGGTGCGCTATGTTTTCGAAGAGAATAAAGATGCATCGGTCGAGGTGCTCTTTGTAGACATCAAAGGACAGGCGGCGCCCGGTCGCGGCGAGGTCTACGTTTTTCGAAACGCGTATAACGTTGTCGAGACGAAGGGCCCCTCCGGATCACTGCAGCGTATCAACTCTCTTGTTCGAATTCTTGAAGGCCGCGATTCTATAGAGGCCTCCGGGCCGAAGGTTTATACGTTCCGACCGACGAAACCGGGCTCCTACGAGATCCTTGTGAGAACGGGCGACGGTGCCTTCGCGCAGACGACGGTTTACGTATCGGGTAAAGGCTACGGGTACTGGTGGGGCAGCGGAGACGATTCCGTCGAACTGATTGCCGATAAGCGACAGTACCGTCCCGGAGATACGGCGCGCATTCTGATCAAATCGCCGTATGAAAAGGCGAAGGCCGTGATCACGGTGGAGCGCGAAGACATACTCGATCGTCGCGTCATCGAGATGACGTCCTCTTCGCAGAGCGTCGATATTCCTTTGAAAGCCGAGTATATTCCGGGCGTGCAGATATCGGTCATGATTTTCAGGCCACGCGTGCAGGTGAGCTCTTCTCCCGATGAAGCCGATCCGGGTAAGCCGGCCGTGAAGATGGGCACGTTATACGTCGACCTTGCCACGGACACGAAGCGCATTCCCGTCGCCATTAAAAAGAGCTGCGATCCGTGCGGACCCGGGCAGGAGATGCAGATCGATATCAAGACGGCGCCAGGGGCGGAGGTTGCTCTCGACGTTGCCGATCGCGCCATCCTTGATCTCGTCGGCTATCGATTCGCCGATCCCGTCTCGCGTTTCTATGATGCGAGGCCTTATGGTATTCGCGTTCTCGATATTCGCGGATCGCTGATCGACCAGTTCCTGCGAGCCGGCAAGGGCGAGCCTGGTGGCGGCGGCGATGAATCCTCAAGTGGCGGCTTTGCTCTTGATGGCGAAGACGGCATGCGCAAGAACTTTCGTTATACGGCAGAGTGGAAGCCGGTGCTCGTCGCCGATGCCGGCGGGAAGATCACGCTGAAGTTCCGTCTGCCCGATAACCTGACGACCTTCCGTATCATGGCGCTTGCCGCAAAAGACGGTCTTTACGGCAAGGCCGAAGAAGAGTTTCGCGTGCAGAAGTCGGTCGTCACCATGCCCGTTCTGCCTAACTTCGTGCGACCCGGCGACGGCATCTGGGCCGGCGCTCTCGTCATTAACCAGACGGGGGCGAAATCCGACTTTGTTTTCGAATTTCAGAGCAGCCCCGCTCTCTGCGCCGCCGACCCATCGGGCCTGAACGGAAAAGAACCCATTCCGCAGAAGCTGACGAAAGAGGTTAGCCTGGCGGCGGGCGAAACGCGCGAGATACTGTTCTATTGCAAGATTCCGCGAAGCCCGTCCTTCTTGAAGGACCTGCGTAAAGAGAAGGTCGATCCTATGAATCCGTCGTTTCGTCTCGATGCCGGATCGATTGCCTTCAGCTTCAGGGCAAAAGGAACGGGCGATATCGCCGATGGTATGAGCCGTTCCGTTCCATTGCGGCAGGAAGTTGTGCGAGAGGCCTTCACCGTTTCAGGCGGAGCCGTTGATACGGCCGAGGAAGGCCTGCTTGTGCCCGATCCCGATGAGAACCCCGGCGAACTTTCGCTGCAGATGTCGGGCACGGCGCTTCTGGGATTGAAATCAGGTTACGACTTCTTTGCGCTGAACCCGTATCTGTGCCTCGAACAGCGCACGTCGGCGACGGTCGTTCATGTGATGGCCGGCCCCTTTGCTCCGACGAAGACGGGCGGCGAGTATGATCCGGCCCGCCTGAATGATCTTTTCTATGGATCGCTGCCGTCGTTTCAGAACGAAGACGGAGGCCTGCGTCTATGGAAGGAGCTCGAATCGTCCTCCGATCCTTATCTCACGGCGTATGTGCTTGAGGCGTTAACCAAGCTGCCCGCTCCGGCCGCCTATAAAGGGCGTGTGGACGCCATCGTTCCGAGAGCGCTCAGTTATCTTGTCGCGTACAGAGATAACCCGCGTAGAGAGACGAGGTTCTATCAGATCGAGACGATGACCTACCTGAACTATGTGCTCTCTCTGTACGGGCGAGGACGCGCCGATCTCGTGAAGTCAGCTCTTGCCGAAAGCGATAAGCTATCGCTGCGCGGTCGCGGATACGCCCTTCTCACGGCGCATGGCATGAAGGTCGATACGGGCCCGGCTGCCAATCGCATCATCGACGATTTCAAGAATCGCCTGAGCTTCTCGACCCGTAAGATCGAGCTTCGCGAGACGCTGCCCTTCTCGGCCTCGCGTATCTATTATTCAAGCGGCTCGACTCTGGGCGTCTGGATCCGCTATTTAACCGAACGCAATCTGCACCCCGATTTTGTTTCGAAGATGGTGCTCGGAGCGGCGAATCGCAACGTTTTTCAATCGTCCAGTCATGATGAGGCGGCGCTGGCTATGGCGATACGGCGTTATCATGAGGTCTATGAGAAAGGTATTCCGACGGGCGTCGCCGTTTCGCTCGATGGCAAAGATCTTTTTAAAGCGGATTTTGACGCGAAAAGCCCGCTGCTTTCGACCTCCGTCGATACGGAGGCGCTGATCAAGCGCTTCTCCCTGAAGAATCTCGATAAGCCGAAGTCGTTGAAGATCATGAACCCCTCGAAGCAGGGCAGGGTGTATTACAATGCGACGCTCGACTATGCCGTCGATTTCACGAAAATCCAGGCAAAGGATGAAGGCATCTATATAACGCGAGAGGTTCTCGATGAACGCATGAAGCCCGTATCGCTTAAAGGCTTGAGGCGCGGAGACGTCTATCCCGTGCGTCTGCGTATCATCACGCGAAGACCGATCGCGAACTTTCTACTTCGCGATCCGATAGCGTCGGCGACCGAGATCGTTAACACCTCCTTTCAAACCGAGGGGCTGTCGCTTGCCGACCTCGAACGCACGGGCCAGTCGGATTACCCATGGTTTGGATCGGGCGAGATCGTCGAGAAGCGTTACGACGCCTACATCGTCACCGATCCCTATCTTTCGGCCGGTGTGCATGAGTATATCTATCTTGTGCGGCCGATCCAGGCAGGGCGAACGCTGCTTCCACCGGCGCAAGCCCAGGCCATGTATGAGCCCGAGATCTTCGGTCGAACGGATGGCGGCGCAGTCGAAGCGACGAAATGA
- a CDS encoding adhesin OmpL37 family surface protein, which produces MRQKVQLFLFTGLLACLALFPHREAAAQTIDSTELNSMLAQNRSDVEFLDIVASNLPKESDLQKRIVASLEESVRLDFFARMWRLQGRSGDSFRQLRASRVALREGYRRALGYYIDTGWVLLESSAPGIVRSEDPVAGHYMKLGFRDLEAARILYRQGVRHARETPTLAIRAYSDGLRRIRRARRYGLLALVESRTPMTEKDRFRTVSLDDLRENPDDEKDTRSHFQIVQDRLINLISRRILDASVQSASRGYPIQLDLLELHEDNYGRLLGDREAQLDRIYDELDVSSFHKEESLPKRNTLNRFEIPASDSDPIEPLRDAQPGEEKPDQNP; this is translated from the coding sequence ATGCGCCAGAAGGTTCAACTTTTTCTCTTTACAGGGCTTCTTGCCTGCCTGGCGCTTTTCCCGCATCGGGAGGCGGCGGCGCAGACCATCGATAGCACGGAGCTTAACTCGATGCTGGCACAGAACCGATCCGACGTCGAATTCCTCGACATCGTCGCCTCCAATCTGCCGAAAGAGAGCGATCTACAGAAGCGTATCGTCGCTTCGCTTGAAGAATCGGTGCGACTTGATTTTTTCGCGCGGATGTGGCGGCTGCAGGGCCGATCGGGCGACAGCTTCCGTCAGCTGCGCGCCTCTCGCGTGGCGCTTCGCGAAGGCTACCGGCGCGCCCTCGGTTATTATATTGATACAGGCTGGGTGCTGCTTGAATCGTCGGCTCCCGGAATCGTTCGATCTGAAGATCCTGTCGCCGGCCACTATATGAAGCTCGGATTTCGAGATCTCGAAGCGGCGCGCATCCTCTACCGACAGGGCGTGCGTCATGCGCGCGAAACGCCGACGCTTGCCATCCGCGCCTACTCCGACGGGTTGCGTCGCATCCGTCGCGCACGGCGATACGGACTGCTCGCTCTGGTCGAATCGCGCACCCCCATGACAGAAAAGGATCGCTTCCGAACGGTCAGTCTCGACGATCTGCGCGAGAACCCCGACGACGAGAAAGACACGCGCAGCCACTTTCAGATCGTGCAGGACCGACTGATCAATCTCATCTCGCGACGTATTCTGGACGCTTCGGTTCAATCGGCGAGCCGGGGTTATCCGATCCAGCTTGATCTGCTTGAGCTGCACGAAGACAACTACGGACGGCTGCTCGGCGACCGTGAGGCGCAGCTCGATCGCATCTATGATGAGCTTGATGTCAGCTCTTTCCATAAAGAAGAAAGCCTGCCGAAACGCAATACGCTGAACCGTTTCGAGATTCCGGCCTCGGACTCCGATCCGATCGAGCCTTTGCGTGACGCGCAGCCGGGCGAAGAAAAACCGGATCAGAACCCATGA
- a CDS encoding class I SAM-dependent methyltransferase, whose translation MKPGKPHSNQKPFQKPSYKKSPEKSPDLKKPTDHRRSTAQRRTPDRSTAWDAQAAWYDRLVGEDGSDYHKEVVLPGAMQLLAANAGERILDLGCGQGVFCRQLAAAGIEVTGVDLSSELIAKARRYETESHLNRHADTRIDYRIEDACALPADLRAGSYDGAVSILAAGNMESIDGFFEGAAQAVKKGGRLVVVIMHPCFRIPRQSHWQFDEAKKLQYRRVDRYLSSLAIPIVTHPGKRDSSYTTMFHRPLHEIVSSASRAGWMITALEEWTSNRRSVGAKAKAENRAREEFPLFLALRAVT comes from the coding sequence ATGAAACCGGGAAAACCGCATTCCAACCAGAAGCCCTTTCAAAAGCCCTCATATAAAAAGTCGCCTGAGAAGTCGCCCGATCTGAAGAAGCCCACCGACCACAGGAGATCGACCGCGCAGAGAAGAACGCCCGATCGCTCCACCGCATGGGATGCCCAGGCCGCCTGGTATGATCGCCTGGTCGGCGAAGACGGGTCGGATTATCATAAAGAGGTCGTCCTGCCCGGGGCGATGCAGCTGCTTGCGGCGAATGCCGGCGAGCGCATCCTTGATCTTGGCTGCGGCCAGGGCGTATTCTGCCGCCAGCTTGCTGCGGCCGGCATCGAGGTGACGGGCGTCGATCTTTCCTCAGAGCTGATTGCAAAGGCGCGGCGCTACGAAACAGAAAGCCACCTGAATCGTCATGCCGATACTCGTATCGACTATCGCATTGAAGATGCCTGTGCTCTGCCTGCCGATCTGCGTGCAGGCTCCTATGACGGCGCCGTAAGCATCCTGGCCGCCGGCAATATGGAATCCATCGACGGCTTCTTTGAAGGGGCGGCGCAGGCCGTAAAAAAAGGCGGACGTCTCGTCGTCGTCATCATGCATCCGTGTTTTCGCATTCCGCGACAGAGCCACTGGCAATTCGACGAGGCGAAGAAGCTGCAGTACCGCCGCGTCGATCGTTATCTTTCGTCGTTAGCCATCCCCATCGTCACGCATCCGGGCAAGAGGGATTCTTCATACACGACGATGTTTCATCGACCGCTGCATGAGATCGTAAGCTCCGCCTCCCGTGCAGGGTGGATGATTACGGCGCTTGAAGAGTGGACGTCTAACCGACGCAGCGTCGGAGCGAAGGCGAAGGCCGAGAACCGGGCACGCGAAGAGTTCCCGCTCTTTCTGGCCCTACGAGCGGTCACGTAG